A genomic segment from Brevundimonas sp. SORGH_AS_0993 encodes:
- the cyoD gene encoding cytochrome o ubiquinol oxidase subunit IV, translated as MSAENHSPESHETDHLGHEAHNHGSFRSYMIGFVLSVILTAIPFALVMTGVLPKQATALLVMGFAVVQIVVHMIYFLHMNSKSEGGWTMLALIFTVIVVVIALSGSLWVMYHLNTNMMPATHDMSQMMG; from the coding sequence ATGAGCGCCGAAAACCACTCGCCCGAGTCCCACGAGACCGATCACCTCGGCCACGAGGCCCACAATCACGGCTCGTTCAGGAGCTATATGATCGGCTTCGTGCTGTCGGTGATCCTGACGGCCATCCCCTTCGCCCTGGTCATGACGGGCGTTCTGCCCAAACAGGCGACGGCGCTTCTGGTGATGGGCTTCGCCGTCGTGCAGATCGTGGTCCACATGATCTACTTCCTGCACATGAACTCCAAGTCGGAGGGCGGCTGGACCATGCTGGCGCTGATCTTCACCGTCATCGTGGTGGTCATCGCCCTGTCGGGTTCGCTGTGGGTTATGTACCACCTGAACACCAATATGATGCCGGCGACGCACGACATGTCGCAGATGATGGGCTGA
- the cyoC gene encoding cytochrome o ubiquinol oxidase subunit III, with protein MSATAIKLDDPTVFHLEEEPHHEEGSSTMLGFWLYLMSDCLIFAMLFAVFGVLGGNYAAGPGPKELFDLELVAINTAMLLFSSITYGFAMLAMDRNNQRQTLIWLAITGLFGLAFLGIELYEFAHLIHEGATPQRSAFLSAFFTLVGTHGLHVTFGIIWLVTLMVQVSWKGLIPANKRRLMCLSMFWHFLDVIWIGVFTFVYLLGMLR; from the coding sequence ATGAGCGCAACCGCGATCAAACTGGACGACCCGACCGTCTTCCACCTGGAAGAGGAGCCGCACCACGAGGAAGGCTCCAGCACCATGCTGGGCTTCTGGCTCTATCTGATGAGCGACTGCCTCATCTTTGCGATGCTGTTCGCCGTGTTCGGCGTGCTGGGCGGCAACTATGCCGCCGGGCCGGGCCCGAAGGAGCTGTTCGACCTGGAGCTGGTGGCGATCAACACCGCCATGCTGCTGTTCTCGTCCATCACCTACGGCTTCGCCATGCTGGCGATGGATCGCAACAACCAGCGTCAGACCCTGATCTGGCTGGCGATCACGGGCCTGTTCGGCCTGGCCTTCCTGGGGATCGAACTCTACGAGTTCGCGCATCTGATCCATGAAGGCGCCACGCCGCAGCGCAGCGCCTTCCTGTCGGCCTTCTTCACCCTGGTCGGCACCCACGGCCTGCACGTCACCTTCGGCATCATCTGGCTGGTGACGCTGATGGTTCAGGTCAGCTGGAAGGGTCTGATCCCCGCCAACAAGCGCCGCCTGATGTGCCTGTCGATGTTCTGGCACTTCCTGGACGTCATCTGGATCGGCGTCTTCACCTTCGTCTATCTGCTGGGCATGCTGCGATGA
- the cyoA gene encoding ubiquinol oxidase subunit II, with amino-acid sequence MRRLRLLLLAPVVALLSACDLVVLRPAGDVAAQQGDLLMISTLLMLLIIVPVMGLTVFFAWKYRASNKEAEYQPDWDHSTSLELVIWAAPLLIIICLGALTWAGTHLLDPYRPIDRIKPGHAVAENVEPLQVNVVALDWKWMFIYPQYGVATVNELAAPVDRPIRFHITSSSVMNSFYIPALAGQIYAMPGMETKLHAVINKPGEYQGFSANYSGDGFSNMRFAFHGLDQAGFDRWIAGVRQGGQPLDRDRYLELEKPSEKVPVLYFGQVDGALWDAILNMCVEPGKMCMGEMMQIDRKGGLSLASVRNTMPLIYDKYAGRGKSPAYFGSNESYVMTICTPLQAEAAAADRMRQSEQQAVATPVSLDRLTGQGVSHKVTPMAALTSNSFAAGPVSTDIRSAPNA; translated from the coding sequence TTGCGCCGTCTGCGCCTACTTTTGCTCGCGCCTGTCGTGGCTCTGCTGTCGGCCTGTGATCTGGTCGTCCTGAGGCCGGCGGGCGACGTCGCCGCCCAGCAGGGCGACCTGTTGATGATCTCCACCCTGCTGATGCTGCTGATCATCGTGCCGGTGATGGGGTTGACGGTCTTCTTCGCCTGGAAGTACCGGGCGTCGAACAAGGAGGCCGAATATCAGCCCGACTGGGACCACTCCACCTCGCTGGAGCTGGTGATCTGGGCCGCGCCGCTCTTGATCATCATCTGCCTGGGCGCCCTGACCTGGGCCGGCACCCACCTGCTGGACCCCTATCGGCCCATTGATCGGATCAAGCCGGGCCACGCCGTCGCCGAGAACGTCGAGCCGCTGCAGGTCAATGTCGTGGCCTTGGACTGGAAGTGGATGTTCATCTATCCGCAGTACGGCGTGGCGACGGTCAACGAACTGGCCGCGCCTGTCGATCGTCCGATCCGTTTCCACATCACCTCGTCCTCGGTGATGAACAGCTTCTACATTCCCGCCCTGGCCGGTCAGATCTACGCCATGCCGGGCATGGAGACGAAGCTGCACGCCGTCATCAACAAGCCCGGCGAGTATCAGGGCTTCTCGGCCAACTATTCGGGCGACGGCTTTTCGAACATGCGCTTCGCCTTCCATGGCCTGGACCAGGCCGGGTTCGACCGCTGGATCGCCGGCGTGCGTCAGGGCGGACAGCCGCTGGATCGCGACCGCTATCTGGAACTGGAAAAGCCCAGCGAGAAGGTCCCGGTGCTGTATTTCGGCCAGGTGGACGGCGCCCTGTGGGACGCGATCCTCAATATGTGCGTCGAGCCGGGCAAGATGTGTATGGGCGAGATGATGCAGATCGACCGCAAGGGCGGCCTCAGCCTGGCCTCGGTGCGCAACACCATGCCCCTGATCTACGACAAATACGCCGGGCGCGGGAAATCGCCGGCCTATTTCGGGTCGAACGAAAGCTACGTCATGACCATCTGCACGCCGCTGCAGGCCGAGGCGGCCGCCGCCGATCGCATGCGCCAGTCCGAGCAACAGGCCGTCGCAACGCCCGTCAGCCTGGATCGTCTGACGGGGCAGGGGGTGTCGCACAAGGTCACGCCGATGGCGGCGCTGACGTCCAATTCCTTCGCCGCGGGGCCGGTCTCGACCGACATCCGTTCCGCCCCCAACGCCTGA
- a CDS encoding MFS transporter: MSASTTPSSESLERDAAALHAHHGKVDAGEIAIGVIIGRTSEFFDFFVYAIASVVVFPQLIFPYVGAVEGTLLSFAVFALAFLFRPLGTVLFIAIDRKFGRGAKLTTALLLLGTSTVSVAFIPGYETVGLWAPVLLALTRIGQGVALGGAWDGLASLLALNAPEKKRGWYAMIPQLGAPIGLMVASALFAFFLNTLSAPDFLDWGWRYPFFVAFAINVVALFARLRIVVTPAFQKLFETRDLQPTPVSQAVREEGPKIAIGAFAPLASFAMFHMVTVFPLSWVFLFTKETPVRFLLIEMVGAAFGLASILASGLLADRYGRRTLLAVTAAGIAAFSGFAPQLLNGGPIGELVFMISGFILLGLSFGQASGPVASSFSLTNRYTSSALTSDLAWLFGAGFAPLAALWISSQFGLIAAGAYLLSGAICTLVALWLNRELARSSSDKARPAH, translated from the coding sequence ATGTCCGCCTCGACGACCCCTTCGTCAGAGTCGCTGGAACGCGACGCCGCCGCCCTCCACGCGCATCATGGCAAGGTCGACGCCGGCGAGATCGCCATCGGCGTCATTATCGGCCGAACGTCCGAGTTTTTCGACTTCTTTGTTTACGCCATCGCCTCGGTGGTCGTGTTTCCGCAGTTGATCTTCCCCTATGTCGGCGCTGTGGAGGGCACACTGCTGTCTTTCGCCGTCTTCGCCCTGGCCTTCCTGTTCCGCCCGCTGGGCACGGTCCTGTTCATCGCCATCGACCGCAAGTTCGGGCGTGGGGCCAAGCTGACCACGGCCCTGCTGCTGCTGGGCACCTCGACCGTGTCGGTGGCCTTCATCCCCGGCTATGAGACGGTCGGCCTGTGGGCGCCTGTGCTGCTGGCCCTGACCCGCATCGGCCAGGGCGTGGCCCTGGGCGGCGCCTGGGACGGCCTGGCCTCCCTGCTGGCTCTGAATGCGCCGGAGAAGAAGCGCGGCTGGTACGCCATGATCCCGCAACTGGGCGCGCCCATCGGCCTTATGGTCGCCTCGGCCCTGTTCGCCTTCTTCCTGAACACCCTGTCGGCGCCCGACTTCCTGGACTGGGGCTGGCGCTATCCCTTCTTCGTGGCCTTCGCCATCAACGTCGTGGCTCTGTTCGCCCGTCTGCGCATCGTGGTGACGCCCGCCTTCCAGAAGCTGTTCGAGACCCGGGACCTGCAGCCGACGCCGGTGTCCCAGGCCGTGCGCGAGGAAGGCCCCAAGATCGCCATCGGCGCCTTCGCCCCCCTGGCCAGCTTCGCCATGTTCCACATGGTCACTGTCTTCCCCCTGTCGTGGGTCTTTCTGTTCACCAAGGAAACGCCCGTCCGCTTCCTGTTGATCGAGATGGTCGGGGCCGCCTTCGGTCTGGCCTCCATTCTGGCCTCGGGCCTGCTGGCCGACCGCTACGGCCGCCGCACCCTGTTGGCCGTCACCGCCGCCGGCATCGCCGCCTTCTCGGGCTTCGCGCCCCAGCTTCTGAACGGCGGCCCGATCGGGGAGCTGGTCTTCATGATCTCGGGCTTCATCCTGCTGGGCCTGTCGTTCGGCCAAGCCTCGGGTCCGGTGGCCTCCAGCTTCAGCCTGACGAACCGCTACACCTCCTCGGCCCTAACGTCCGACCTGGCCTGGCTGTTCGGCGCCGGTTTCGCGCCCCTCGCGGCCCTGTGGATCTCCAGCCAGTTCGGCCTGATCGCCGCCGGCGCCTATCTGCTGTCGGGCGCGATCTGCACCTTAGTGGCCCTGTGGCTGAACCGCGAACTGGCGCGCAGTTCCTCGGACAAGGCGCGCCCCGCCCACTGA
- the cyoB gene encoding cytochrome o ubiquinol oxidase subunit I, with protein MNADTLIPMLFGRLTLEALPHEPIVLATMVVVVLGGAALLGALTYFKLWGYLWKEWFTTVDHKKIGIMYMILGLIMFVRGFADAIMMRLQQAMAFGGSEGYLNAHHYDQIFTAHGVIMIFFVAMPLVTGIMNYVVPLQIGARDVSFPFLNNFSFWMTTAGAIIVMASLFVGEFARTGWLAYPPLSGIGYSPGVGVDYYIWALQIAGVGTTLSGINLIATIVKMRAPGMGMMKMPVFTWTSLCTNVLIVASFPVLTAVLALLTLDRYVGTNFFTNDFGGNPMMYVNLIWIWGHPEVYILILPLFGVFSEIASTFSGKKLFGYTSMVYATVVITVLSYLVWLHHFFTMGSGASVNSFFGITTMIISIPTGAKIFNWLFTMYRGRIRFELPMMWLVAFMLTFVIGGMTGVLLAVPPADFVLHNSLFLIAHFHNVIIGGVLFGLFAAINFWWPKAFGFKLDKKWGLISFWCWIPGFWLAFAPLYVLGLMGVTRRMRVFDDPSLQIWFIIAAIGAGVIALGIAAMFIQFAVSIINRDKLRDTTGDPWGGRTLEWATSSPPPAYNFASTPVVHDADAWWDMKKKKYQRPLSGYKAIHMPSNTGSGVIISGLCLVMGLALVWYIWWLAALCFVGVLAVSIGHTFNYKRDYYIPADEVRETEEARTRLLAGTEG; from the coding sequence ATGAACGCCGACACCCTCATTCCAATGCTGTTCGGGCGCCTCACGCTTGAGGCCCTGCCGCACGAGCCGATCGTGCTGGCCACCATGGTGGTGGTCGTACTGGGCGGGGCCGCCCTGCTGGGCGCCCTGACCTACTTCAAACTGTGGGGCTATCTCTGGAAGGAGTGGTTCACCACTGTGGACCACAAGAAGATCGGGATCATGTACATGATCCTGGGTCTGATCATGTTCGTGCGCGGCTTCGCCGACGCCATCATGATGCGTCTGCAACAGGCCATGGCCTTCGGGGGCTCCGAGGGCTATCTGAACGCCCACCACTATGACCAGATTTTCACCGCCCACGGCGTGATCATGATCTTCTTCGTGGCCATGCCGTTGGTGACGGGCATCATGAACTATGTCGTGCCGCTGCAGATCGGCGCGCGCGACGTGTCCTTCCCCTTCCTGAACAACTTCAGCTTCTGGATGACGACGGCCGGGGCGATCATCGTCATGGCGTCGCTGTTCGTGGGCGAGTTCGCGCGCACCGGCTGGCTGGCCTATCCGCCGCTGTCGGGCATCGGATACAGTCCCGGGGTCGGGGTCGACTACTATATCTGGGCGCTTCAGATCGCGGGGGTGGGGACCACCCTGTCCGGCATCAACCTGATCGCCACCATCGTGAAGATGCGCGCGCCGGGCATGGGCATGATGAAGATGCCCGTCTTCACCTGGACCTCGCTTTGCACCAACGTGCTGATCGTGGCGTCCTTCCCGGTCCTGACCGCGGTTCTGGCCCTGCTGACGCTGGACCGTTACGTCGGCACCAACTTCTTCACGAACGACTTCGGTGGCAATCCGATGATGTACGTGAACCTGATCTGGATCTGGGGCCACCCAGAGGTCTACATCCTGATCCTGCCGCTGTTCGGCGTCTTTTCTGAAATCGCCTCGACCTTCTCGGGCAAGAAGCTGTTCGGCTATACGTCGATGGTTTACGCCACCGTCGTCATCACGGTGCTGTCGTACCTGGTGTGGCTGCACCACTTCTTCACCATGGGTTCGGGCGCGTCGGTGAACAGCTTCTTCGGCATCACCACCATGATCATCTCGATCCCGACGGGGGCGAAGATCTTCAACTGGCTGTTCACCATGTACCGGGGACGCATCCGGTTCGAACTGCCGATGATGTGGCTGGTCGCCTTCATGCTGACCTTCGTGATCGGCGGCATGACTGGGGTTCTGCTGGCCGTGCCGCCGGCCGACTTCGTGCTGCACAACTCGCTGTTCCTGATCGCCCACTTCCATAACGTGATCATCGGCGGCGTTCTGTTCGGCCTGTTCGCGGCCATCAACTTCTGGTGGCCCAAGGCTTTTGGCTTCAAGTTGGACAAGAAGTGGGGGCTGATCAGCTTCTGGTGCTGGATTCCCGGCTTCTGGCTGGCCTTTGCGCCGCTGTACGTCCTGGGCCTGATGGGCGTGACGCGCCGGATGCGGGTGTTCGACGATCCGTCGCTGCAGATCTGGTTCATCATCGCCGCTATCGGCGCGGGCGTGATCGCCCTGGGCATTGCGGCCATGTTCATCCAGTTCGCCGTGTCGATCATCAACCGCGACAAGCTGCGCGACACCACGGGCGACCCCTGGGGCGGCCGCACCCTGGAGTGGGCGACGTCTTCGCCGCCCCCGGCCTACAACTTCGCCTCCACGCCGGTCGTGCATGACGCCGACGCCTGGTGGGACATGAAGAAGAAGAAGTATCAGCGCCCGCTGAGCGGCTACAAGGCCATCCACATGCCGTCCAACACCGGGTCGGGCGTCATCATCTCGGGCCTGTGCCTGGTGATGGGCCTGGCGCTGGTCTGGTACATCTGGTGGCTGGCGGCTCTGTGCTTCGTCGGCGTGCTGGCCGTGTCCATCGGCCATACCTTCAACTACAAGCGCGACTATTACATCCCGGCGGATGAGGTGCGCGAAACCGAGGAGGCGCGGACCCGCCTCCTGGCCGGAACGGAGGGCTGA
- a CDS encoding SURF1 family protein, translated as MLFVGFLALGGWQVQRLAWKTALIAQVDARVHAAPIAAPGPDRWSAITRESDQYRRVVLHGVFRHDQETLVQAVTDLGAGFWIMTPLAEDRGFTVLVNRGFVTAERRDPAMRADGQVVGRRTVVGLLRISEPKGGFLRANDLAGDRWRSRDVAAIAARRGLTHAAPYFVDADGQANPGGWPRGGLTVIRFPNSHLIYALTWFGMALLTLAGYGLFLREERRRRS; from the coding sequence GTGCTGTTCGTCGGCTTTTTGGCGCTGGGCGGATGGCAGGTGCAGCGTCTGGCCTGGAAAACGGCCCTGATCGCCCAGGTGGACGCCCGCGTCCACGCTGCGCCCATTGCGGCGCCTGGCCCGGACCGCTGGTCAGCGATTACGCGAGAGAGCGATCAGTATCGGCGTGTGGTCCTGCACGGCGTCTTTCGTCACGATCAGGAGACCCTGGTTCAGGCGGTGACGGACCTGGGCGCGGGCTTCTGGATCATGACGCCCCTGGCGGAGGATCGCGGCTTCACCGTCCTGGTCAATCGGGGCTTCGTCACGGCCGAACGGCGCGATCCGGCGATGCGTGCAGACGGCCAGGTCGTGGGACGGCGCACCGTGGTCGGCCTGTTGCGGATCAGTGAGCCCAAGGGCGGCTTCCTGCGGGCCAACGATCTGGCCGGAGACCGCTGGCGATCACGCGACGTCGCCGCCATCGCCGCGCGGCGGGGGCTGACGCACGCGGCGCCCTATTTCGTCGACGCGGACGGGCAGGCCAATCCGGGCGGCTGGCCGCGCGGGGGGCTGACGGTCATCCGCTTTCCCAACAGCCATCTGATCTACGCCCTGACCTGGTTCGGCATGGCCCTGCTGACCCTGGCGGGATATGGCCTGTTTCTGCGCGAGGAACGGCGGCGCCGCTCATGA